One genomic window of Elaeis guineensis isolate ETL-2024a chromosome 2, EG11, whole genome shotgun sequence includes the following:
- the LOC105051931 gene encoding nuclear transport factor 2B translates to MDKVEMGIEEQHEMVAKAFVNHYYHLFDTNRAALATLYHHTSMLSFEGQKFLGVEDIGRKLTQLPFEQCKHFISTIDSQLSPFGGGILVFVSGNLQLSGEEHQLKFSQMFQLIPLPHGSFCVQNDIFRLNYG, encoded by the exons ATGGACAAGGTGGAGATGGGCATAGAGGAGCAGCATGAGATGGTGGCCAAGGCCTTTGTGAACCACTACTACCACCTATTCGACACCAATCGCGCTGCCCTTGCCACTCTCTACCACCACACCTCCATGCTGTCTTTTGAGGGTCAGAAATTTTTGGGTGTCGAGGACATTGGGCGGAAGCTCACACAACTCCCTTTTGAGCAGTGCAAGCATTTTATCTCCACCATCGATAGCCAGCTCTCACCATTCGGTGGTGGCATTCTTGTGTTTGTCAGTGGTAATCTCCAGCTATCGGGGGAGGAGCACCAGCTTAAGTTCAGCCAG ATGTTTCAGTTGATCCCTCTGCCGCATGGGAGCTTTTGCGTGCAAAATGACATTTTCCGCCTTAACTATGGTTGA